The Macadamia integrifolia cultivar HAES 741 chromosome 4, SCU_Mint_v3, whole genome shotgun sequence genome contains the following window.
ACTGAAATAGGGAAATGGAATGAGTATCTTTGGATCTGACTTAAGAATCAGAGCCTGGTCCCGGAGTCCCCTCTGGGCCAGCCTCTAATCTGTGTTGTGCAGGTTCATGTGATTTGGAGCCACGCAACAACAAATTTCTTCACAACTTGAAACATCTGACACTTTGGAGAGCTTGTGAGGTCAAAGTAATAAACAAAGAATTTtgttgggtgggtgggtgggtgggttcCCTAAGCTAGAGATATTTATTATTGCTTCTTGGAATCTCCTGGAATGGACTGAGATTGAAAAAGGGGCATTGCCAAGCTTAGCATTTCTCTGCTTCCACATTTGTTCACGGTTGAGGAATCTTCCAGAAGGATTGTAGTATGCCAGCACACTAAAAGTACTGGAGATACTTCCCTTGCACCCACATCTTGATGGAGGCAAAGATAATTACAAGATCAAACACATCCCACAAATatagtttttctcttcatttctaCGCACGTGGGTTGCAATGTGATTCCATGTTATGTCAactgaaggaaaagaaaattacaaggtCAGGCAAATCCTCTGGTTGAGAATGTAAATtgttttcatatttcatatacatatatatatatatatatatattttttttttaagatgatGATTAAACAGTAGGCTTATTGGATTAGGCCAAACTCAATGTGCTCTGTTGTGTGCTGAATTGCAGGCCACATTGTAGTGATATGAGCCACTTTTGGCATCTGCAGATGGATTCATATCTTAAAGGATGGTCACCAAGCTTGGAAGTCCTCCATTTCCGTTGTTCATGATTGGTAGCACTTCcaaaatgtttaaaatataCACTTAATTTGGATCGCATACATGTCAAATTTGTAGCCGATTTCAATCACATGATAAACCATCTTAGATGATTTTCTCCTGTACCACCAACCATCCAGTTAGCAAAAAATGATGTGCCTGCTCTAACTACACAAAATTTGCGGCCAAAAATCATATGatcaaattaattaaattacCATATGGTAGATTTTTAAGGTAGTAAATTTATGTCTTATATTTCTCTAAATTCTTGGCTCAATTTCTGCAGGCTGAATCTGCTACTGGAATAAAGCCATCGACTAGAGTTTAGGTTTGTTCTAACTGTTCTGTTCTAACTTTTCAGAGTTCCCTATAGTCCGGTTCCTTTCTTTATTCTGTGACTCTACTGCGCTACCTTGTGTAGGGCAGAAATTGATTCTGTTTCTTAGAAATTCTACAGAATTGTGTGCTGTTCTAATATTCCCAACCTGCTATCTGATATTTCCATTGTTTTGTGTGATTTTAGACTTCATTAGAACCATCCAACATGGGCTTAAGCCATTCTTTTGGTTCACACTATTTGGGTTTGCAGTAGCATTATGTCAGCACATTTTTCAGGAATGCAGACGAAAATCATGTGGTGATTCTCTCCAGATGTGGATTAATTGGGCTTTTCATGCCAATGGTCCCCACCCAAAAATCCAGAATAGGTATAATTATCTTCAAAATGTAAATatagtttttcattttcttcttgattTAAGATAACAAAGAATGCCATACTCAGCTTAATGTGAGATTTAATTTAGTATGGATTCCAGTACTGcttgtcacttttttttcttgtgaaaaGTAATCATCTTTAGATTGGAACAGACAAAAAAACAGAGTCCTCGAACAGGAATGATAATAaggatggtggtggtggggtcCAAACAGTTCTCTGATTAAAAATTTCCTAACCATACTTGGGGATCTCATGAGAACTTCTATTTGTTGGTCTAGTCGTCTAGGACTAAAACAGACTGAATCATTATTTAGCTTTTGAGGGGGATTGCTGTAGTTCAAGATCAGTTGTCTTGCTTTCCATGGAGGCATCAGGTTAACGTCCACAACAGATACTTTCTGCATTGCCTAGTGATTTTATCTactttttattgattttggaAATGGTCTAATATCATAGGGAGGGCGACAAGTTTAGAGCAAACAGATACAGTAGATTTCTGCTCAAAAAAACCATTTCATTAGAACTCTTATGAATTCCAAAACTCTCTCTTATTTTGAAGTGATTTATTGCTATTAGGATATTGTAACACCTCTCTTTGGATTGGTCATGTATGGCTCCAAACGTCATAGTTATCGATATGCTATAAATATCACTACTTGAAAAAGATTACACCTAGAAATAAGTTTAGCCATCTATAAAACCGTACagagaagggggaagggaaAAGAGTGCAGGTGGCTTAGATTGGCATGGAAATGGTCAATAAAGTCAGGTATTTGATGGTTCTTAGTAATTACTAACTATATTATCCGACATCATCTATTGAGCTTCATAGTGTAGAGAATGATTTGTGTGCAGTGGTTCTTAGTTATAACAATGGTCTCAAAAAGAAACATCCAACTCAACAGAAGCTtggaaaaggaaaaacccaAATAGGGGTCCAACTACTGACATTTTAGGTTGACATTGTGGGACCAACAACAAGGGCATCCATCACAGCACTCTCATTTGTTCTTTACAGATGATTGCCTTATATATTGTGGTGCATATCAGCAAGTAGTTGATTGCCAAAAGTCTTCTGCCACCTTCAGCTCGAACATCCACATTTAAGCTTCATTTGTAAAATTTGTGAGAGTTCATGGCCTTATTGAACCTAGGAGATATCTGGGTCTCCTTATAAAGATAGAGAAAAACAAGGAAGGAGCTTTCCAAGATATAAAGGACAGAATTCTTGCTGGAAAGAGATGTTAATCTCTTGTTGGGAGAGATGTCATTCTTCAGGCGGTGGACACCAGCTTCCTAATGGTTTTCTTGAAGACTTATATGAAGTAGAATGCAGATTTTTGTGGAGCCACAAGCAGAATGAGAGGAAGATTCATTGGGTTGGATATGACTGTCTATCCAAACCAAAGCATCAAGGAGAACTTTGGATTAGAGACCAAAGTTCTTATGGACGAAGCTGTTTGGTAgtatttactttccaaatggGTATTTCAAGCTCAATTAGGGGATTAGCCCTCATGGGTTGGTGAAGTATTCTATATGGCTTAAATCTTTTACAAAAGGGTTTTTGTGTATAGGTGGAAATATAAGATCTATTCAAATTTGGGGAGAGCCTTAGATTCTGCTTCTTGATGGCTATATAGTGCACTAATCTAGACTTCACGATTGTACAGAATGGTGGGTCTCGGATCTCATAACTGAAATGCTCAATGTAATGTTGCAATGTTTAGATTGCTCTTTGTGCAGATTCAGATGGAAGCTATACCATACCCCTTAGCTCTGAAGGATGTAAGGATTGTTTTTATTGGAGTCCTCACctaaagggattttttttttttttaaagtgaaaTCAACATATAGACTTGATGGTATCCAATGGGCAATCCAGGGCGGGCAGGAGTGGGTGTTGTCCTTAGATCATCATCCCGTGAGCTTGTTATTTGTTTTCCTCATCACTTTGGAGTTTCATCGAACTTCATGGCTGAATTCACAACTATGCTCAAAGGCCTTGAAATAGCTTGAGAAAAAGGAATCCATCGTCTCTGGATATCTGATTCGAACACGGCGATGGAGTGTATATCAAGTCAAAATATTCCTTGGAGATTTCTTCAGCAGTGCCAGCACTTGAAGGATTTTCTTTTATCTGTGCAATGGTATATTTCCCATTGCTTCTGGGAAGTCAATTGTGTCGCTGATTTGCTTGCGAAGCGTGCTGCAAAGTTCTGTAGATTAGATTCTTGGGATTCAGGTCCAACTTTTATTTCCAATGATGTAAATTGGGACTTTTTGTAACACCCAAGATATTGATTTATTGGATAATTAGGTTTGCTTTTCTCCTTTACTGATGGAAATGCAAAAGGTGGAGGATTGAAGTAATTCTTTTATATTTGTTCCGTCTTGGGATGCCTAGGTGTATTCTCTCtacaatattttttctttcaattccatttttctgaacattaacaatatatatatatatatatatatatacatagacTAGCTTGGTGCATCCCTTGCTCCCCCTTAATGTTATGAAGTTATAAAAATTAGTACTATCTCTAAATTGGTCTGGAAGATCTTGTAGAATTCAATCCAAGGTGCAAGTGTTCCCATGGAAAGCTTGCTAAGGGTAGTTGGAGTAATAATTAACCTCAAGCGGACGATCATTATCCAGTTATATGTGTGCCCAGGCTGCCCAGAATGTGGAACACACTTTTGAATGTCCACATACTCAACAAGCTTCGTTTGCTTCATATGTAAAGGTTAGGAGTGAGCCCTTCCTCTAGATCAAGCTTGCCTTTTTATATGTAGATTCTCAAAAATGGGGAAGGGCTCTGGATTTGACAACAAAGAACCAACAAAAGATTTTTACAGTCCATTCAATCATAATGTGGGAGATTTGGAAGCAAAATAATGCTAAAGTATTTAATGCTAATTAGTACTATATTTTCACCTGCTGAAACCATTGCTATTTCTCAGATCCCCCTGAGTATTTCtgctagaaaaaaaattttggagatgaGAATTTTTTAATTCTGGTACCTTTTCGATCAAGTTTGCTTACTATGCTTCTCTATCAACTTCAGAGCCTTCTCCCTCTTACCCTGATCCCATCTGGAAAATCATTTGAAACTTTCTTTTAATGCCTAAAATGAAGATGTTTCTTTGGAGATGTTAGCAAGAATCTTGCTGTTAAAGATCTTCTCTTTAAAAGGAATTTGAGTCCTGACGCTTTTTGTCCATTATGTGCTAGTTTCGATGAGATTATTGATCATGCCCTATTCCAATGCTCCTTTGCTGCCTCTGTTTGGTTAGTATCTTCCTTATGGTTTGATTCTAAGAATTTCATTTAAAGACTGGCTTAACTTCATATTTGTGAAATATAAGGATATATCTAATCAGATGGATTTTCATTTAACATGGTCATCTATTCTTTGGCAGGTTTGGAAATCTCGAAATAATGTTGTGTTTCAAAGGGACTGATCCTGATATTTTGGGCACAGTGTCTGTGATGAACTTCATAATTTATGATGGACGAATCTGTGTGGAAGAACTTGCTTCTGGTGGTTCTCAACCTGCTTCTGTTATTCCATATCTGATTCATGTTTCTCCTCCAGGCCACTGCCTTGTTATCTCTTCCGATGGAGCTTGGAATGCTGCAACAAAAAGAGGCTGTAGAGGTGGTGTGCTGAAATCCCTTCAAGGTGTCTTTATAGGTGCCAAATGCAAGTGGGGAGTAGTGTTTCGGCTGCTGCTACTGAGGCAGAGGGGATACATGATGGAGTTTGATCACTACATCATGCGGCTTCTCTTCGGTGTAATATCTAAGGGATTGCCTAGCTGTTTTTATGGCTTTAAACTCTTTCAACTTCGATTGATTTGGCAACTAAATGTgtagttgatgatattctttctttattaatagatttttcatttatttcttctcGTTTTATCCCTCATTCGGTAAACATGGAAGCTCATGTCCTGACATTAGCGGCATCTCATCTCGCTTGGGAATTTCTCGTGTTTGGTGGCTTCGACCAAACACGAGAAATTCCCATTAGATGGATTGTCATTGATCCCATGATCTTTGGGTGTTACAAAGATCCCATTAGGTATCAACTATTTGCTCAGATGTACCCATAGTGTCATAATTTTCACAGTTACAGCTCTATCTTTTAGGCCAAAATCCATGGGATGGATTAGGTTGCCTTATTCTTAATGATCACCAGAAGGTCCATTTGATTGCTACAGATCATATGTTCCCTATCTCAAAAGTTGTTGATGTGTCCCTAGCACTTAGATTGGGACTATGGGCCCATGAAATGGCCTTATTGCCCCCTTATGTTCTCTCTGATGGATACTTATGCATGTGTTCTTGCGTTGGAGGATGCTCATGTGTTTATATATTGGGAGGCATGGGAAACATGACCAACTAGCGTactttttctcttaaaatttaGATGAAAGTTCTGTAGCTAATGTCAGACATTGAGAAAGTTAAAGATTCCAATTGAATGGTTACATTTACAAAATCACTGTTGGAACCAGGTGGGTCCCACATGCATTTATTGGACACTCTTACATTTGGAAAAAATTGACGACCAGAAGCCCATAGTCATGCccctagttagttaattcgcgttttaaacgcgttttaaacgtcGAACCGTTTTTTTaacgttttaaacgccgtttgtcGAACTGTTCACAGAAATccggtaaaaaacgggaacgggcaTATTTAAAGTTTAAAACGCGTTTCAAACAcgtatccgtttttttactatcaaaaaaatggatattaaaaataattaaaatttcacTCTCGGCCGTTCGATTTCGgcccattcccaaatcaaaatccCTCATTTCAATTAAAACTTCAACCCTAACTctcacttcctctcttcttctctcccaccGACGGACGACTGATGACTGGTCATCAAAGATTTGTCATCGGTTTCTCGTGAACACGGTGCTGCCGGAGTTGTCTACGTCTCTACCATCCACGACGACGACGGCGGCCAGTGGAAACACTTGTGAGAACTGGACGACTGGACAACGACGACGACGGACGACGAACGACGAACGACTGGAAGACTGGAGactggacgatgacgatgacgacgacggaCGACTGAACTACTGGGGTACTGGACTCGAGCTCGACTTCACCTCACTACGGCGAGCGACGGACGACTGAACGACTGGAGTACTGGACTCGAGCAGATCGACTTCACCTCACTACGGCCGACCATGGACGACGGACCAAGGACGACGGAAGACGGACTACGGACTACGGACGATGGACGACGGACAATGGACGACTGACGACGGACGACGAAGGACGAAGGACGAGCTCAAACACCGGATTCGACTTCACCCTTGTTTCTATTGTTGCAAAAAgaggtttttgatttttttcctttttgatttctttatattttgtgATCTGGTTAAATGAGCCATACATAGATATAATCCTCATGCCGGAGACCACAAGCTTATTCATGCAATGCACTCCAAGCTCTTGTTTAACATACTACacatgaaagggaaaataagCATATCCTTCTATCAGGTTTTCCACAATATTCACCTTTAGTGAGCAACAATCTTCTAAAAATCTATAAGATCAACCCTACTTGGTTGTCGGATTATAGGTAGATATATCCAGACTTTGATTTCACCTTCAcgattgctttttttttctttttatttttaaggtgCAACATGTGGCTGTTTGGATCAAGAAGGATCTTGCAGAAATTTCAAGAAGCTTCCATACAAACTGGCATCTGCTGCATCATTGGGTTGATTCTCATTAACCCTTGTTTTTTTATACGGAGCCGATAGACCATACATAGCTTCTAGCCCCTTGTGATttagcattttctttttatttttttctgggttaTATAGGAGAAAAGGTTTCTCTCTGTTCAGTTGCAGAAATTATTTGGTAAATTAGAATCACTTTGTTCCACAATTTAGTATACTTTGTTAAAATATGAATGAATATTTGATTGTTAATCGTTAATTCTTTATTCTCAATTCTCATATGTACTCatcatatatattaaatttgaaTAAATATTTGATTGCATATTATGTAGGTACTTGATATTACTGAAAAATGGTTAGAAAAAAAGGATAAGTTTTGGGAACATGTACAACAACTTGGGCCGAGCCATTTTAAATGCAATTATTGTGAACTTGACTACTCTGGTAGTGTTACTCGAGTGAAAGCTCATTTGGCTTGCTTGACTGGCCATGATGTTCAAATTTGTACAAAAGTCCCTGATCATGTTCAAGCTGAAGCCAATGCAGAAATGAATTTGAGTgcatctaaaaagaaaaggacgaATGAGACCCTAGAAAGTGGAATTGGCTCCACAAGTTCTCTTTGTAGGAGCATTCATCAAACCACAATGGTAGAGTTGGCTGCTAAACAAGACAAGAAGTCATTAGAAAAGATGATAGGAGAATTTTTTGTTAAGaataacatttctttcaatgttaTTCAGATAGAATCTTTTATTCAAATGATGAAAGGTGCTTGTGCCTATGGTCAGGGTTTTGTTATTCCTAGTTACTCTACTCTTCGTACCCGTTTGATTCCTGAAGCTAAGGTAGAGATCATGGAATATGTGAGCAACATAAAGTCAACATGGGGTGGCACAGGTTGCACAATAATGTCTGATTCTTGGACTGACCTAAAGAAGAGGTCTTGGGTCAATGTGATAACTTATTCTCCTGGTGGGGCTCTATTCCTGAAGTGTATTGATTGTGGTTCAAATAGTATTACTGCTGGATATCTTTTTAGAGAAATATCTAATGTTATTGAAATGCTTGGACCACAACATGTTGTGCAATTTGTTTCAGATAATGGTGCTAACTATAATTGTTGTGGTGATATGTTGATTGGAAAATGGTCTCACATGTATCGGACAAATTGTGTTGCAGATGGGATTAATTTGCTTTTAAAGGATATCCATAAGCATGTTAGATGGGTGAGGaaaattattgatgatggtAAACATGTAGTGGATTAAATGCACAGGCACACAACTATTATAGCCTTAATGAGGGAATTCACAAATGCCAAAGAGATTAAGCAACCTTGCAAGACAAGGTTTGCTACTAATTTTTTAATGCTCCAATCTCTTATTGTAGTTGAGAATGAGTTAAGGCAATTGGTTGCATTATCTGAATGGAGAGGCTTCCATTGCAATAGAGTTGAAATATCATTAAAAACTGTCAGGATAATTCAATCTGACATATTCTGGGAAGAGGCAAAGGAGGTTATTGCTTTTATGGATCCTCTCATTAGGATTCTTCGCCatgttgattcagatggttCCACTGCATGTTACTTGTATGAAACAACTGTTagggcaaaagaaaaattgaggaAGTTAAAGGAGAGTGATGGAGTAAAGTGCTTTACCATATTGGATTTGTTTGATACAAGGGTGGAAAAGAATATAATTCATCCTGTTCATGTGCTTGCTGCAGCTTTAAATCCTAATAATTTGTTTGATGGTGGACTTTTTATTGAGACAAATACAATTGtgcaagctcaagaatgtaTTGTGGCAACCATGGTTCCTCTAGAAGATCATGGGCAATTCACTGCAGAAATGGTTGAGTATCGAATGAGGAGCCCAAATTTGTTCAATATCACAGGAAAGTCTTTAATGAAAACTAACCATCCAAGTAAGTCTGTTAGTTAATtaagtttatatttctatttgtatATCATCCTTATATGTGTTTACTTGTGTTAATTTGATATGTGTTTACTTGTGTTaatttgtagggatttggtggGAATATA
Protein-coding sequences here:
- the LOC122076187 gene encoding uncharacterized protein LOC122076187 isoform X2, with protein sequence MWINWAFHANGPYPKIQNSFDEIIDHALFQCSFAASVWFGNLEIMLCFKGTDPDILGTVSVMNFIIYDGRICVEELASGGSQPASVIPYLIHVSPPGHCLVISSDGAWNAATKRGCRGGVLKSLQGVFIGAKCKWGVVFRLLLLRQRGYMMEFDHYIMRLLFGVISKGLPSCFYGFKLFQLRLIWQLNV
- the LOC122076187 gene encoding uncharacterized protein LOC122076187 isoform X1 is translated as MWINWAFHANGPHPKIQNSFDEIIDHALFQCSFAASVWFGNLEIMLCFKGTDPDILGTVSVMNFIIYDGRICVEELASGGSQPASVIPYLIHVSPPGHCLVISSDGAWNAATKRGCRGGVLKSLQGVFIGAKCKWGVVFRLLLLRQRGYMMEFDHYIMRLLFGVISKGLPSCFYGFKLFQLRLIWQLNV
- the LOC122077346 gene encoding uncharacterized protein LOC122077346, producing MHRHTTIIALMREFTNAKEIKQPCKTRFATNFLMLQSLIVVENELRQLVALSEWRGFHCNRVEISLKTVRIIQSDIFWEEAKEVIAFMDPLIRILRHVDSDGSTACYLYETTVRAKEKLRKLKESDGVKCFTILDLFDTRVEKNIIHPVHVLAAALNPNNLFDGGLFIETNTIVQAQECIVATMVPLEDHGQFTAEMVEYRMRSPNLFNITGKSLMKTNHPRIWWEYMGGCLPVVQKVTCRILSQPCSSSP
- the LOC122076423 gene encoding uncharacterized protein LOC122076423, whose amino-acid sequence is MEAHVLTLAASHLAWEFLVFGGFDQTREIPIRWIVIDPMIFGCYKDPISVTRVKAHLACLTGHDVQICTKVPDHVQAEANAEMNLSASKKKRTNETLESGIGSTSSLCRSIHQTTMVELAAKQDKKSLEKMIGEFFVKNNISFNVIQIESFIQMMKGACAYGQGFVIPSYSTLRTRLIPEAKVEIMEYVSNIKSTWGGTGCTIMSDSWTDLKKRSWVNVITYSPGGALFLKCIDCGSNSITAGYLFREISNVIEMLGPQHVVQFVSDNGANYNCCGDMLIGKWSHMYRTNCVADGINLLLKDIHKHVRWVRKIIDDGKHVVD